DNA from Leptospira mayottensis 200901116:
CTTTCTTTCGGATCTGCTATCTGATTTGTATATGCGATCTTACCACCTCGCACCGCGGTTTCTTTAAGACCCGTTTCCCCGTTCTTCTCTTCCGCATAACGTAAAATATGATCCTTCCAAAAAAGAAGATTCGAAAGCCCGAAAAGATACGGTACAAGATTGGCGGAACCGATCGTTCTCTTTTTTGCGAGATCGCGGATCTTCATGTGAAAGTTTACCATCTTCAGGATCAGACTGTTGCCCGGAAGATAAAAGGAAACAATTTCGGTCAACGTGGATTCGTCTTCAAGATCCGGAAAAAGCACGCTCGTAAAACGATTTCGGAACGCCCTGGAAATCGTCGCTGTAGACTTGGATTTACGAAAGAGTTTAAGTGCAAATATTCTGGAACCTTCGGTGAGTTGTATCGGCTCGTTTCTTCCCGCCTCGGGAGGAAGAGTCAAAGATCTTGCATCATCCGTAAGCATATTCAATTTTTCTACTAGTTCCGCGCCTGCGGCTTCCAAGTTCGTAATGAGAATGTTTCCACCTTCTCGGATCCCTCGAGTCAGGGGACCGTCCACCCAATCCACTTTGGAACCGTCGATCGGCTTTAAGGCTCCGATGATATCGGAAGTATGAATTCCCTTACAAAGACTGACCGTTTCGAGTGGAAGCCCCGAAATTTCGGTGAACAAGGGAAGTAGAATCTGCGGATCCTGTTCCTCCGAATATTCGATCAGAACGTTTTCCTGAAATTGAATCGCGGTAAATATCTTCTCGGAGAACTCTCTCAGTTTGAGCGGCAAAGGTACTTCGCTTAACAATCGTTTGGCTTTGCTTTCGTCTCGGATCGGAATTTCCTTATCATTGCAATATAAAAATCCTTTGTGAACCTGAAAGCTCGGCTCCGGAAGTTCGGGCACTACCTTCAGACCAGATTCGCCAAGTAACAATTCGATTTGAAAATCCCTGTCTTCTTTCTTACGGAAAGGTTCGACGTAAAAATTCCAGAATTCCCGGAATTGAAGTTCACTCGTATCTGCTTTTAAACCCAAAAGTCGATTGCAGAGTTTTTTCAAGTTTCGGATGTTGAAGTGGTATTTTTCCAGATCTCCTTTTCCGAGTTTTCCGGTAACGACTCTGGTTTCCGTTTCGAGAGAAATTCGAATACAGGATTGAAGCAAAGATTCGCTCAATGCGGGATAAAGTTTTTTTAAGATATATAAAATCTCGTCCGGAGTATGAGGATCGATAAAGACAACGGAGAAAAAACGGGTGATGTCGAAAGGCAGAGGTTTCCGTCCTTCAAAACCTTCAGCAGGATTCTGCGTTCCGATAAAATTAAAACCTTCTCCACAATAAATTCTGGAACTATCCCCTTCGATTAACTCCAAATAGGCGGACTCGTACACCGTCGAGAACCGTTTGATGATATGAGGAGGACAAAGATTCATCTCGTCCGCGACAAAACTATGACCCGAACGAATCGCAGAAGTCAAAGGTCCGTCCGACCAAGTAAACCCTCTTCCGTCCATCAGAATTCGATACGAACCGATTAGATCTTCAGGAAGTGTGTCCTCGTTAAAACTGAATCTTGCGGTGGGATGTTTTCTTTTGTAATTGATGTAATAGATAAGTGCATTTTTCCCAACTCCGGCATCTCCGACGAGTAACACCGGTTTTCCCTCAAGCAAAGGATAAAGAATATTGGATAGATTGCGAACGGTAGAATCCGTCTCAACAAGATCGGATCCCAAACTTCCTGGATTGAATTTTGAAACGGGAACATTCAGGCCGGCGATTTTTACAGTTTCCATAACTCAAAGTTTCTCCTTTAGAATCCTCTGGCAACCTCAATTCCCGATTTTAGTAGAACATCGATTGAAAGTGCGTAACCTTCTTTTCTCTTTCTATCATTTTCAAAAAGAAAATCAAGCTTTGTGGCAAACTGTAACTTGAATGGTTTGACGAACCAATCAAGTTTTTGAGAAGATTCTTTTTTAAAAAGAAGTTTTGCAGTGGTTCTCTTAGATAGAAATTGTGATAAGGATTTAGTATGAGTCAGAGTACGTTAGAATATGTTTTAGCAAATCGTATCCAAGGTTTAGATACTTCCGCCATCCGCAAAGCGTTCGAGCTTGCAGGTACATTGAAAAACCCAATCAATCTTTCCATCGGTCAACCTCACTTCCCTTGTCCTTCCAATATCATAGATGCCGGTTGTAAGGCTCTCAAAGACGGTAAAACCGCTTATACACTTACGGGAGGAATTCCAGAACTCAGGAGCGCTCTCGCCGAAAAATACAAAAATGGAAACGGAATTTCCTACGCAACCCCCGAAAAAATCCTCGTTACTTCCGGAATCAGCTCCGCGTTTCTGCTTTTATTCAACGCGTTGTTGAACGAAGGAGACGAATGTTTGGTCGTAACTCCGCACTTTTTGATGTATCCGGCGTATATCAAAATCTACGGCGGAAAAATGAATTCGATCCACGAATCCTTCGAACCGGAGGCACTGAAAGAATTTACTAATAAGAAGTTGAAAATCATCATATATTCTTCCCCGTCCAATCCTACGGGAAAAATTCTTTCGCGCAAACAACTGGAGGCTCTCGCCGATCTCGCAGAAAAAACTGGGGCCTATCTAATCTCGGACGAAATATACGAACTTTTCGACTACGACAAAAAATTTATTTCCGTCGGCTCTTTTTACGATAAGGCAATCACTCTTTCCGGTTTTTCCAAAACCTACAGCATGACAGGTCTTCGATTGTCTTCGATTCTTGCGCCAGAACACATTATAAAGGCATTAACTACTTTGCAGCAATACACTTTAGTCTGCGCTCCTTCCGTAACCCAGTGGATGGGTCTTGAAGCCCTAAAGACTGATATGAATTCTTACATTGCGGACTACAAAGAAAAAAGAGACTTTGTATTTGAATCTTTAAAAAATCACTACGAAATTAACAAAAGCGAAGGCGCATTTTACTTTTTCGTTAAGATCAAAGAAAAAGACGACGACTTTATTGTTAGAGCCGTGAAAGAGAAAGAATTGATCCTGGTTCCGGGTTATATCTTTACCGAGTCCAAAAATTATATCCGTATCAGTTTCGCCTCCGAATGGGAAAATCTCAAACGAGGAATCTCCGCACTTGCCGAACTTGCCTGATTCTCCGAGCTTTTGGCTGTTCTTAAGTTTCGGAAGCTTCGGTGCGGCTTCTCTAGGAAGTTTTTACGTCACCCTAAGTTTTCGAATTTTAGAATACTACTACGGTAAAAACAGAAAATCGTTTTCGTTTTTCGAAAAATGGAAACGGATTTTTACCCATCCAAGTTCCTGCGATCACTGCAAAGCAGAGATACGTTATCCGAAATTGTTGCCTATTTTTGGTTTTTTCATCTCAAAAGGCAAATGTCAATTTTGCAACGGTAGGATTCGTCCCCTCTTTCCTTTGATAGAATTTTCCTTTGTATGCATTTTTATTTTTTGCTTTTCCTTAACCAAAAATCCTGCATTCAGTCTTATCTTTCTGTTTCTCTGCGGCCATCTTTT
Protein-coding regions in this window:
- a CDS encoding AAA family ATPase — encoded protein: METVKIAGLNVPVSKFNPGSLGSDLVETDSTVRNLSNILYPLLEGKPVLLVGDAGVGKNALIYYINYKRKHPTARFSFNEDTLPEDLIGSYRILMDGRGFTWSDGPLTSAIRSGHSFVADEMNLCPPHIIKRFSTVYESAYLELIEGDSSRIYCGEGFNFIGTQNPAEGFEGRKPLPFDITRFFSVVFIDPHTPDEILYILKKLYPALSESLLQSCIRISLETETRVVTGKLGKGDLEKYHFNIRNLKKLCNRLLGLKADTSELQFREFWNFYVEPFRKKEDRDFQIELLLGESGLKVVPELPEPSFQVHKGFLYCNDKEIPIRDESKAKRLLSEVPLPLKLREFSEKIFTAIQFQENVLIEYSEEQDPQILLPLFTEISGLPLETVSLCKGIHTSDIIGALKPIDGSKVDWVDGPLTRGIREGGNILITNLEAAGAELVEKLNMLTDDARSLTLPPEAGRNEPIQLTEGSRIFALKLFRKSKSTATISRAFRNRFTSVLFPDLEDESTLTEIVSFYLPGNSLILKMVNFHMKIRDLAKKRTIGSANLVPYLFGLSNLLFWKDHILRYAEEKNGETGLKETAVRGGKIAYTNQIADPKERMELEKILDFQMSGIEVESDFFKVLEDKKKKTLTTATDIEKKRWWNPELHKREALTGKAKLINSGNPLKRGIEINTPETGGQMKEGADAWYGQDTRGNKGQGEPAGGGGAWGYRTEELYKQFLAKRKILWEYTIQVSLKEFKEVFGQSLEEIELNLDRLFDPEIDITRMYRMEGNRIDARKYISFLSGRGDSKVFDRTIIDKNEEKLKGVEVAFLVSKSRRIFNFEYAVAVISAMISSAYILREHEVDFSIHAYSDRNNRKDRIDLIPIKRLEEEYDEAKEEEMFNYLRTDWQGDSVEEYQLLEKVESYFSPEAQTKIVVMISDFRGQRGKADVSDEINSRDNRKLHAEILKNQNRNYVFLGVGLGRRYIAEHLFQDSIQITSDNFYNMPNLIGTELGRLILTNHSMRN
- a CDS encoding pyridoxal phosphate-dependent aminotransferase; amino-acid sequence: MSQSTLEYVLANRIQGLDTSAIRKAFELAGTLKNPINLSIGQPHFPCPSNIIDAGCKALKDGKTAYTLTGGIPELRSALAEKYKNGNGISYATPEKILVTSGISSAFLLLFNALLNEGDECLVVTPHFLMYPAYIKIYGGKMNSIHESFEPEALKEFTNKKLKIIIYSSPSNPTGKILSRKQLEALADLAEKTGAYLISDEIYELFDYDKKFISVGSFYDKAITLSGFSKTYSMTGLRLSSILAPEHIIKALTTLQQYTLVCAPSVTQWMGLEALKTDMNSYIADYKEKRDFVFESLKNHYEINKSEGAFYFFVKIKEKDDDFIVRAVKEKELILVPGYIFTESKNYIRISFASEWENLKRGISALAELA